The sequence ACCCACCGGCGTGAGATGCATCACCTGATTTCCAACGCCGAGAAAATCTCTGGTCAAATTCTGCCCTCCAATTTCTTCCTTTGCTCCCCCCATCAATGGCTTCATCGTCGAACAGCCATCTGACAATCCCGCAACGGCAGCGGTGGAGTTGATCATTCCATATCCCCTGCCGGTGGTTGCGGTGGGGGCATTGAAGAGAATTGGCGATATGGTAGGGGTTAGGGTCGGCCCCATTTGAGCGGCCTTTTGGAGAAGTGCGGTGGCAGACATGTGGGGTGCGACCGTGTACGAGGAGGCCGTCGTTAACGGCTCCGACAAAAAAGGGTATTGATTTTCTGGGAAGAATGTAGGGTTTTCAGAGAAGGTGTGGATGGCGGGGGCAGCAGAGAAAAAGGAGTTAGAATTTGGTGGTGGGTCGAGCCAGAGCGGGAGCTGGGGCTGGGATGATAGTGAAAGAGGAGGAGGCTTGTGGTCGTCGTCATGGTCGAATATAATGTTAGGGAAATGGTGGCTGAGGGAGGTTTGGTCAATGACGGCAGTGGCAGTGGCAGTGGCAGTGGCAGTGGCAGTGGGCGGGGAAGGCGGGAAGTTTGGTTGGAGAAGTAGTGAAGAAGAAGTAGGGGAAAAGTTGTTGTTGATGAAGGTTGGATGATGATTTATTCTCGAGTTTTCTTCAGCTAATGCATCACAAAATGCCCTGTGAGTAATGAAGCTATCTTTTCT comes from Cucumis melo cultivar AY chromosome 12, USDA_Cmelo_AY_1.0, whole genome shotgun sequence and encodes:
- the LOC103501843 gene encoding zinc finger protein GAI-ASSOCIATED FACTOR 1; amino-acid sequence: MMPEFVSTMSNLIGEEQQQYHNSNPVLVPLKKKRNLPGTPDPDAEVIAMSPKSLMAKNRFVCEICNKGFQRDQNLQLHRRGHNLPWKLRQRTNKEVRKKVYVCPEKSCVHHDPARALGDLTGIKKHYSRKHGEKKWKCEKCSKKYAVQSDWKAHSKICGTKEYKCDCGTLFSRKDSFITHRAFCDALAEENSRINHHPTFINNNFSPTSSSLLLQPNFPPSPPTATATATATATAVIDQTSLSHHFPNIIFDHDDDHKPPPLSLSSQPQLPLWLDPPPNSNSFFSAAPAIHTFSENPTFFPENQYPFLSEPLTTASSYTVAPHMSATALLQKAAQMGPTLTPTISPILFNAPTATTGRGYGMINSTAAVAGLSDGCSTMKPLMGGAKEEIGGQNLTRDFLGVGNQVMHLTPVGSNRYGDQSRRS